A window of Streptomyces sp. NBC_01689 genomic DNA:
TCCGTGCCCGACGCGGCGCGCACCGCCCCGCGTCCCGCGCCCGGGAGCGCGTCCGACCCGATCGGGCTCGCCCCGGTCGACGAGGTCAGGATCACGGTCCTGATGGACAACACCTACGACGCGCTGCTCGTCGGCGACAGCCGGACGCGCAGGGTCGGTTTCGGTCCCGCGGCCGTACCCGCGGGACAGTTCGAGTCCGGCCGGACGTCCGTCGGCCTGCTGGCCGAGCACGGCTTCTCCGCCCTGGTGACCGTCCGGCGCGCCGGACGCACAACGACCCTGCTCTTCGACGCCGGGCTCTCACCCGGCGGTACGGTGGACAACGCGAAACGGCTCGGAGTCGATCTGACCGCCCTGCAGGGCGTCGTCCTGAGTCACGGCCACTTCGACCACGCGGGTGGTCTGAGCGGACTGGCCGCCGAACTGGGCAGCCGCCGGATGCCGATGACCGTGCACCCCGCCGTGTGGACCACGCGCCGCATCAAGGCGCCGGGGGACGTCTTCGAGATGCCCACCCTCAGCAAGAGGGCCCTGAACGCCGAGGGGTTCGAGGTCGTCGAGCGGCGCCACCCCTCCCTCCTCGTCGACGGGAGCGTGCTGATCACCGGTGAGGTCGACCGCACCACCGACTTCGAGCACGGCATGCCGGCCTCGCACCAGGCGCGCGACGGCAAGCGCTGGAGGCACGATCCCCTCGTCATCGACGACCAGGCCCTGGTGATGCACCTGAGAGGACAGGGTCTGGTGGTGCTGACCGGCTGCGGCCACGCGGGCGCCGTCAACATCGTGCGCCACGCGCGGCGCCTCACCGGCGTGGACACGGTGCACGCACTGCTCGGCGGCCTCCACCTGAGCGGGCCCGCCTTCGAACCCGTCATCGGCCCCACCGTCGCCGCGCTCGGCGCGCTGGCCCCGAAGCTGGTGGCTCCCGGGCACTGCACCGGCTGGCGCGCGCAACACGCCCTCGCGGCCGCCCTGCCGGACGCCTGGGTCCCCAGCAGCAGCGGCACCACGCACCTCCTCGCGGCCGTCTGACACCTGCGCGCCGGGCCGTCCCCGCGCGGCCGCCGGCGTGCGGACCGACCGGCCCCGGGGGACTCTCCCGAGAACAACACCAGGGTAGGAAGCGGCACTTGACTCGGAGCGACCGCCCTCGTCTCACCCGGCCGGTGATCCCCCTTCGGGGTCTCCGTCCTCCCCGCGGGCCGTCCGCAGCCACTCGTCGGCGGAGAGCGCGAGGAGCCGTCGTACGGCCCCGGCGTCGGGCAACGTTCCGTGGTCGCCGGTCACCCTGAGGGCGGAGACCGCCGTGATGTGGCCGAGGCGCAGCGCGCCCGTCAGGGTCTCGTCGTGGAGCAGCCCGGCCAGGAACCCCGCGGCGAACGCGTCGCCCGCGCCGACCGCTTCGACCACCGGCGTGCGCAGCGCCGGTACCACGACGGCGCCGGCCTCCCGGGAGAAAGCGGTGGCGAAGT
This region includes:
- a CDS encoding MBL fold metallo-hydrolase, whose product is MCDSTRASVPDAARTAPRPAPGSASDPIGLAPVDEVRITVLMDNTYDALLVGDSRTRRVGFGPAAVPAGQFESGRTSVGLLAEHGFSALVTVRRAGRTTTLLFDAGLSPGGTVDNAKRLGVDLTALQGVVLSHGHFDHAGGLSGLAAELGSRRMPMTVHPAVWTTRRIKAPGDVFEMPTLSKRALNAEGFEVVERRHPSLLVDGSVLITGEVDRTTDFEHGMPASHQARDGKRWRHDPLVIDDQALVMHLRGQGLVVLTGCGHAGAVNIVRHARRLTGVDTVHALLGGLHLSGPAFEPVIGPTVAALGALAPKLVAPGHCTGWRAQHALAAALPDAWVPSSSGTTHLLAAV